CGGACATCCTGCCATAATTCACACCCTCGATATCCCCATCTTTGTTCTTGAACGTCAAAAGCGGTTCGATCTTCGCAGTTTCCTCGGCAATAAACCCCAGATCCCGGTCGCCCGAAACGATCCAATCAAACGTGACTGGACGCAGCTGACGGACAATGCTCAGACCGGTACGAAAATCTTTAACGTCCCTTTTATACCTCCGCGAGGACGAGCAGAATGAAAAGTTCCCGGTCGAAGTATTCCAACAAACATGGGTGCTCGTCGCGGAATCGAGGTTTTGTACTGAGAGTATACCGTTTGGCGTAACCGCAAGCCGGTCCGTGCCCCCGAGGCTCAATCGGGCTGTGAAACCGGAGGAATAAAGACGCCATTGCGACGTTGGTGTTTCCCGATCGGAAAGGAAATAACCTGCTTGGTTACCGAATGAAAGCATTTCACCGTTGACATGGAGGGTTCTGGTTGGGCTGCTGGTACCGACCCCGACAGTCGTGGCCGTGGCCGTACCCGTCGTTATTGAGCTGGTAGAGATCGAATTGGACGTGATCGAAAATGATGAGACCGAACTCGCATTGATCGTGCTTGTCACGAATAGGGAGCCTGGCACACGAACTGTGTCGGCCGAACGTCCAAGTACAACCGAATTGCTTGCATTCACAGACGCCCCGGCCCCGATCGCTGTTGCAAACGACAGGCCATCAGCGGCCACGTTTGCTGCGCTTCCGACCAACGTGTTGTTGCTTCCGGTCGTATTGCCTACACCGGTTCCGTTACCGAAGAACGCGTTGCTGTTTCCGGTGAGATTTGCAACACCGGCCTCTTTGCCGAAGAATGAGTTGGCAACCCCGGATTGATTTAGTTGACCGGCTGCCATACCGAAAAAGGAATTGTCTGAACCGTGATTCTGAAAACCCGCCGAGTTTCCGAAGAACGAGTTTGAACTGCCGTTTGCTAGACTGTTTCCTGCCGTTCCGCCGACTATCGTATTAAACGACCCTGAAACGAAATTGGTCCCGGTGGAACGCCCCACAAAAAGGTTAGACCCCGGACTATGCAAAATTCTACTGACGCCGATATTGAATTGGATCCCGGCTCTTACGACCGGAGCCTCAAAACTGCCGGCGACGTTTAGCAACCCGGGTACAACCACAGTGTCGGCCGGCCGCGGAATCCCATCGTATGTCCCGGCGGACTTCCCAAGCACGATAGTGTCATCGTCTGAGACTGTGGCGTACGAGCCGATCGCGGTCCCGAACATGCGCGTATTTGAGCCGGTGGACGCGAATGCCCCTACAACAGTATTATTGCTCCCGGTTGTATTCGCCGCTCCGGCCCCATATCCGAAGAATGCGTTGTCGCTGCCCGTCGAGTTGATGAATCCGGAAAGTCTGCCATTAAATGTATTTCGGCTACCCGTCGTATTTTCGCGACCCGATTGAACTCCGAAAAAGCTGTTATCGTCTCCGGATGCTGTATTCTGTCCCGAAAAGAAGCCGGCGAAAGTGTTTCTATTTCCGCTGTTCAAAGTGCTGCCTGACGACATCCCTAAAAAGAGGTTCTGGTTTCCGGACGTTATATTCCCCCCGGAATTAAGGCCGACCACCAGATTCGAAAGACCAGGTGCAGAAAGAACGGGATTCCCTAGAATTCGGTACGCCGTTGACACGTCAAAACCCGAGGCTCGTCCGGTTCCGTTTATTTCAAAACTCGCGGTTTGCTGATTCCCGGACTGGTTTTGAATATAGCTACCGCTACCAGGTAGCGGATCTCGCTGATCGGCCATTCTTGGATCATCGGTACGCACATATTGGGTTGCCGCAATGCCCCCGAGGTTCGATGAATCGAGTGCCTGACTTGCGAAATTCGCATTGACCGAAGTCGCGGCTTGAAGGGCCTGCACCGCAAAGGGCGACGATAGCAACTTCTGACGTGGCGTCAGGGTGACATAGTCGTTCGCGGCAGCTGTGCTTATGCCAACCTCGATCCACCTATCCTCGCCAGACAAGGATGCGGCTCCAAAATCGAGGGTAACCGTGAATATTCCGGCGATCGGCTGGACATTCGCTATATTAAGAGTTGAACCGACCTGATTGCCGCCGAACTGTGAGTCAAAGAGCCGAAATCTAAGGTCGTATTGAATACTTGCTGGCGAACCACCGTCAAGAAGCTTTCCTTGAAAGGTGAATTCGGTAGTTTGAGCGGATACCGCTGCTGCACATGCCGCAATGATTATCGTTCGCAATAGCTCCTTCATTAAATACCTCCAAAATGCAATTCGCCGGTGAGTTTGATGTGTTCCGTTACGGCTTCCCGGCGACTTCGAACCCCATCGGAATCTCGATATAACTCCAGATCAACGGCGGATAAGAAAGCCCGCGACAACAAGGACGAAGCCGAAAAGTGTCACTATCACAGCCGTCACCATTGACCTTTGTGCCCCGGCATTCATTTCGGCACACGTTTTCGCCCAACCTTCTGCGATAGCTCCTCGCTTCCGAAGTTCATCTTGAGCTTCTGAGGCCGAATGTTCTACAGCCTCAGCTCGATTGAAAGACTCGAAGGCCGCATCGAGTTTCACTCTTTCCCTTTCAGCTTCGACACAGGCGATCCCTCTGTTGCCGGATATGGCTCCACGAATGCCCATCAGCGAGAAAATTCCTGCACCGACGAATATC
The DNA window shown above is from Chloracidobacterium sp. and carries:
- a CDS encoding tail fiber domain-containing protein — its product is MKELLRTIIIAACAAAVSAQTTEFTFQGKLLDGGSPASIQYDLRFRLFDSQFGGNQVGSTLNIANVQPIAGIFTVTLDFGAASLSGEDRWIEVGISTAAANDYVTLTPRQKLLSSPFAVQALQAATSVNANFASQALDSSNLGGIAATQYVRTDDPRMADQRDPLPGSGSYIQNQSGNQQTASFEINGTGRASGFDVSTAYRILGNPVLSAPGLSNLVVGLNSGGNITSGNQNLFLGMSSGSTLNSGNRNTFAGFFSGQNTASGDDNSFFGVQSGRENTTGSRNTFNGRLSGFINSTGSDNAFFGYGAGAANTTGSNNTVVGAFASTGSNTRMFGTAIGSYATVSDDDTIVLGKSAGTYDGIPRPADTVVVPGLLNVAGSFEAPVVRAGIQFNIGVSRILHSPGSNLFVGRSTGTNFVSGSFNTIVGGTAGNSLANGSSNSFFGNSAGFQNHGSDNSFFGMAAGQLNQSGVANSFFGKEAGVANLTGNSNAFFGNGTGVGNTTGSNNTLVGSAANVAADGLSFATAIGAGASVNASNSVVLGRSADTVRVPGSLFVTSTINASSVSSFSITSNSISTSSITTGTATATTVGVGTSSPTRTLHVNGEMLSFGNQAGYFLSDRETPTSQWRLYSSGFTARLSLGGTDRLAVTPNGILSVQNLDSATSTHVCWNTSTGNFSFCSSSRRYKRDVKDFRTGLSIVRQLRPVTFDWIVSGDRDLGFIAEETAKIEPLLTFKNKDGDIEGVNYGRMSAVFVNAIKEQQEQIEIQARQIRELTRLVCSVLPSADVCSVKEEKK